The genomic segment TTGGCCGAGCTGCGGTCGTTGCAGGACTGGGTGATCCGGTTCGCCGCCGCAAAGGGCGAAGGCGTCGCGGAGGTCGCAAGCGTCGGCGGGTTTGTCAAGCAGTACAACGTCGTCGTGGACCCACGGCGGCTGCGCGCCCAGGGCGTCTCGCTTCGAGCGCTGCGCGAAGCGATCCGCACCAGCAACGCCGATGTCGGTGGGCGCACGGTCGAACTCTCCGAGTTCGAGTTCATGGTCCGTGGACGCGGCTATCTCAAGAGCATCCAGGACATCGAGAGCATCGTCCTCAAGACGGACGCTGGCACGCCATTGCGTCTCGGCGATGTCGCGCGTGTCGAGATCGGACCTGACGAGCGGCGCGGTATCACCGAGCTCAATGGCGAGGGCGAGGTCGCCAGCGGCATCGTCCTGCAGCGCTTCGGAGCCAACGCGCTCAACGTGATCGAGAGCGTGAAGGCGCGGCTCGCCGAGGTCGCTTCGAGTTTGCCGAAGGGCACCGAGATCGTTCCCGTCTATGACCGCTCGCAGCTGATCGAGGCCGCCATCGAGACGCTCAAGGGGACGCTCATTGAGGAGAGCGTCATCGTTGCCTTGGTCTGCGTCGTATTTCTGCTCCACCTGCGCAGCGCTCTGGTTGCCATCCTCATGCTGCCCGTCGGCATCCTCATGGCCTTCGGCGCCATGAAGCTCCTTGGGCTTGGGTCCAACATCATGAGCCTGGGCGGCATCGCCATCGCGGTCGGCGCGATGATCGATGCGGCCATCGTGATGATCGAGAACGCCCACAAACACCTGGAGCGGGCACCACCGGACCAGCCTCGCGTCGAGATCCTGATCAAGGCCGCGAACGAGGTTGGGCCGGCCCTGTTCTTCAGCCTGCTGATCATCACGGTCTCATTCCTGCCGATCTTCACGCTGGAGGCGCAGGAGGGGCGCCTGTTTGGCCCGCTCGCGTTCACCAAGACCTTCGCGATGGCAGCGGCGGCCATCCTGTCCGTGACGCTGGTCCCCGCGCTGATGGTAATCTTCGTGCGCGGGCGGATCGTCCCGGAGCACCGCAATCCAATCAACCGCTTCCTGATCTGGATCTACAGACCTGTGATCCGTGGCGTTCTCAAGGCCAAAGTCCTCACCATTGTGCTCGCCCTCGTGGCGCTCGGCGTAACGGTCTGGCCGGCCCGCCAGCTTGGCTCCGAGTTCATGCCGGCCCTGAACGAGGGTACCTTGATGTACATGCCCACCACCTTGCCGGGCCTGTCGATCACCAAGGCGGCCGATCTCATGCAGACGCAGGACCGGATCATCAAGTCGTTCCCGGAGGTGGCCTCCGTCTACGCGAAGGCGGGACGAGCTCTGACTGCCACCGATCCCGCGCCGATCGAGATGTTCGAGACGATCATCACCCTGAAGCCAAAGAGCGAATGGCGGCTTGGCGTTACCATCGACAGCCTCAAGGCCGAGATGGACAAAGCGCTGCAGTTTCCAGGCGTGTCGAACGCCTGGACCATGCCGATCCAAGCGCGCATCGACATGCTCTCGACCGGCATCCGCACGCCCGTGGGCATCAAGGTGTTCGGCACCGACCTTGCCGAGATGGAGCAAATCGCACGCCAGGTCGAGGCTGTGGTGAAGGCGGTGCCCGGCACGTCGAGCGCCTATGCCGAGCGCGTGATTGGAGGCTATTTCCTCGATATCGTGCCAGACCGGATCGGGCTTGGACGCTATGGCCTGACCGTCGGCGATGTACAGGACGTGATTGCCACGGCGCTCGGCGGCGAGATGGTCACCAACACCGTCGAGGGCCGTGAGCGCTACAGCGTCAACGTGCGCTATCCGCGCGAGCTGCGCTCAAACCCGCAGGCCATCGCCACCGAGGTGCAGGTGCCAATGCCAAACGGGGGCGCCGTGCCCTTAGGGGAAGTGGCGAGCGTCAAACTCACCCGCGGCGCGACCTCGATCCGGACGGAGAACGGCCAGCTCGCGGTCTACATCTTCGTCGACATCGTTGGACGCGACCTCGGCGGCTATGTCGCCGAGGCGCGGCAGGCGGTTGCGAATGAGGTCAAGTTCCCACCGGGATATTACGTTCAGTGGAGCGGCCAGTTCGAGTACCTTGAACGTGCCGAGGCGCGACTCAAGATCGTGGTGCCGGTCACGCTGCTGATCATCTTCCTGCTGCTTTATCTCAATTTCCAAGCCCTGACCGAAACGCTGATCGTAATGCTGTCGCTACCATTCTCACTGGTCGGTGGCATCTGGCTGATGTGGTGGCTCGGCTTTAACATGTCGGTCGCAGTCGCAGTGGGCTTCATCGCGTTGGCCGGTGTGGCTGCCGAAACCGGGGTCATCATGCTGATCTACCTCGATCATGCCCGGCAGGAAGTGCGGCAAGAGCGGGAGCGCCAAGGCCGTCCGTTCACCCGGGCTGATCTTTACGCGTCGATCATGATCGGTGCGGTGGAGCGCGTACGGCCCAAGATGATGACAGTCATTGCCATCATGGCGGGCCTGATCCCGATCCTGTGGAGCAACGGAACCGGATCTGAGATCATGCAGCGCATCGCCGTGCCAATGATCGGGGGCATGATCTCGTCGACCGTGCTGACGCTGGTGGTCATTCCGGCCATTTACGCGCTGATCAAGGGCCGCGGCCTGCCCCGCACCGCAAATGACGCCGGTGCGGTCTACGGGCCGGAAGGCCAGGAGCCTGCGCCGGAATGGTCCCGTGCCGCCGAATGACGGGCAGGAACATGGTCAGGTCATTTCTCATTACGTGTGATCAACAGGCGACGAGATCTGTCAAAGGCGGCGGCTCAACTCCTGGCGAATGCCTCCAGCAGTGGCGTCGGCGATGGCTCCCTCATTCATCTCGCGGCGGACCCCACAAATCCGAAACGGGCGTTCGTCGTCATGATTAGCGGGACGCTTGTTGGCAGCGTCGATCAGGGACAAACCTGGACCGCGCTTGGCCAACCCAACGCTTGAGGAGTGTTACCGATGACGGACATGGTAGGCAGCATGGACCGGTTAATGGCAGACATAGGGATGATTTGGTTTTTCGTCGTCATTGTCCCTGTGCTCGCAGCTACAGCGCTGCTCAAACATCGCCTCAGCAGGGGGTAACATGAGGAAGTTGAGGTTTTGGGGAGGCCTCCTGACGATCTTCCTTATCGCCGTGGCCGCATTCGGTTGGCGCGGCTACACACGGCTCTTAGGTCAAGACGATGCGGCCCAACTTACATTCGGCGCTAAGCTCTATGCCGAGCGTTGTACCGCGTGCCACGGCGCGAAGCTCGAGGGCCAAGCCAACTGGCAGGAGGCGCTGTCGAACGGCCACATGCCTGCACCACCACATGATGCCAACGGGCACACTTGGCATCACAGCGATGCGGAGCTGCTAACGATCACGAAGAAGGGTTTGGCAGCAGTCGTGCCGGGGTACGAAAGCGACATGCCGGCATTTGAGGGCTCACTGTCGGACGAAGAAATACGGGCGATCCTTGCCTTCATCAAAAGCACGTGGCCAAAGACCGAGCGTGAGTACCAGCAGGCCCGCAGCAGACCCGCCACATGATAGGGTTGGCAATGCTTAGCGCAGGATCCGGACGTGTTACACCACCACAAACCCGTACTTCCGGCTGCCTCAAGGCAGCACCCCAGCACCAGGCGGTGGGGCGCTGTACATCATTCAACGCGCATGATCCCCCACATGCCTTGCGGTACGTCCCAACGCAGCATACCGCTGCGGTAGGCGTAATCTCGGTCGTGACTGTCCGTGTACTCTGGAGCCGTGAATGCGAACGTTCTTACCGTGCCGCAACTGACGGCTGATTCTGACGAAACCCAGGGCACAGACTGTCCGGGCGGCACGAAGCGGTTCTCCTCCCATGCGACGCCATGGACGGTGAAGCTGTGGTGCCGCGGCTTATCGCAGGCACCCACCAGGTGAAGCCTTACCTCCGCCCCTTCCGGCACGTGCACGATTGGCGTTGCGGGATCAGGCCGCAGGTGCGTGTAGGGATTGCCTTGTGGGTCAAAAATCGGGCCGATCGGTTCTGAGCGGTAATTGAAGCCTTTCTGGCCCTGGTCCTCCTTCTCGCCCTCTCCGGTTGGCTCGTCCGGCGGGTCTGGCAGTGGGAAGCCGAAGTTGGTGCCCGCACCCTTCATGAAAAGGCGAAGGCCATCCTGCATGAGCAGGACCATGTGCTCTTCCCTCGCCCCCTTGCCGCCCACAACCGTCACCCGGGCTCTGTGCCATGCTCGCTTCGCGGTGGGACGCGCGGTCGTCTCACCGTGCTTGACCTCGAATGGGGTCGCGTCCTCCGGCAAAATCACCAGCGCTCCAATCAGGCCGTGGTGACGGTGGTTCCGGAAGTCCGCCATGTCCTGGAGCAGCACTGGTCCAAGCGGCTCCGGAGCGCCCACCGGGCGGGACGTGTCCCACCTATATTCCCTCTTCACCCCAGGCGGGATCGTCTGCACGGGGTTCAGGCCTACGTTGGCGCCATCGGACGTCCGGACGTTGTAGCGGACGAGGTCCGCGTGCATCGACACTTGGGATGACACGGGGCGGTGCGCCTGATCGAGCTCCACCGGAACCTCAGGCGCGTTGGGTTCGGGCTCCAGTGTTTCCCTAGGGGCAAGGACGATGCCGTTGGTCAGTTCCACCACCACGGTTTCGTTCTCTCTGCACCAGAGCACAAGCGGCTCCTGAACGTTGCTCTGAGCCGGTCCGGCCGACTTCCAGGAGCCGCCAGGCTCTTTGACGGCGGTGAGCCGGTACACCAGTCCGAATGGATCAACGATGTCCGAACGGTACGTCACCGGCTGCCGCTCGGCGCGAACCCGGAACCGGCGCTCCGCCGCCGGCATGGCGAGAACGGTTGCGCTTGGCCAAGCGATATCCTTCGGGACCGGCAGCTGGAAGGGCGTATCCGGCAACGGGCTCGGTCCCGGCAGCACGCGGATCAGGCCCCAGCACCCGAGCCAGAGGTCGTCGGCCCCAGACAATTTATACATGTGGTCGCCCCGGCCGATCGCGGGCTCGTTGATGAAGGTGAAGGCTTCCGAGATCCCGAGCGACTGCTGGTTGCGGATGGCGGAGTCGGTCTGCTCCCGGAAGCGCCTCCACCGCAGGCCATGGACCTGGAAGCTGTGCTGCTCTTCGTGCGAGCCCTGCAGGATGCGGATCCAGATTGGGTCGCCCTCGTAGGTCCTGAAGAGGGTCGTGTCGGGGTCGCCGTGCGTACCCGAGTTGAACCAGTAGGCGGGATCGCCGGGCCGCTCCCGGACGGGTGTATTGCGGTAATTGATCCCCATCACGCCTTGGTCGCCGTGCCCGCCAGGCCTGTCCGGCGGGTTAAGAGGCTCGTCAGCGCTGTTCCACAATGGAATGAAGTCCCCGATGCCGACGCAGAACTCCCGGAACCACCCGAATTCCCTGTCGTTCTTCACACGCACGGGATCGTCCTCGTGGCGCACGATCATCGCCTGGAGACCGGCAACGATTTCCCGCTCCGGGTCGACGTTGTGGAAGAACCTCGAGCCGGCCGGCTCCACGAGAAGGGCTCCGAAAAGCCCATGCTTCTGGCGGAGGTTGGCAAAGAGGTGGTCGTGAAAGAAGATCGTGCCGAACTCCCGGTCGGCCCACCAGCGGTAGACCATCTTCCTGCCGTGCCGTACGCCACTCATGTAGTTCCAGCCCGTGGCCGCGCCGTCGGCGCAGATCGGGTCGAACTTGACCATATGGACGTGGCTGGCGCACTCGCCCTCCCACGGTCGCGCCGGGCAGGGCGGGAAGGCGTGATCGAACTCCGTCTCCTCGATCACCTCTGGCGTGGCGTTCCGCAGAATGACGTTGACGACTTGACCATGGTGCGCGCGGAAGAACAGGGGCTCCATCGGCCCCGCCCGCATCGCTGGATCGCCATCAGTCTCCAGGTAGTAGAGGTGGCCCTGCCTGTCGTGCCAGCCGTGGCTGTTGTAAATAATGTTGCGCATCGCCACGACCATGTCGTGGGCGACCTCCCGGGCGCCATTCCGCAGGTACGCGGCGTGGTCGGGGTCCGCGGGGGTGGCATACACGGCGGCCTGCTGCTTGCTCACAGGGTTGCGCGTGAACAGCTCCCCCGGGAGCGGCCGCGGATTAAATGCATTTCGCTCCAGATCGGTTGGTACCAGACGGTAGTCGAAGTCGAGCGGCATGTCCGCGGCCAGCAGCGACGTCAGGTAAGGCGGTGGGACTTCGTCCGCTGCGAACGACCGGTCCGGCCATGGCGGAATCGGGGATTTCTGCTGGATCGTGCCGGGGACGTAGAGCGGATAGCCGGGATGCGTTGGCGTGGGCTCTGGAGGAAGATCAAGGCTTGGCAAGGGGATCAGCTTCTCGATCGGAGTGCCATCAGGATAACGGCCAATCGTCCGTCCCTCGTAGACCGGGTCGTCGCTCTGCAGTTCTGAAAGACTTGGATCTTTGCCTTCCCAGAACTCCAGGCCGTGCTGCCGGGTCTCAAACGTGCGAAAGATGCCCCACATGCCCTCGTGGAAGTGGGGATAGAGGTGACAGTGCCAGATGACGTCGCCGGCCACCTGTTGGCGGTTGCCGGCGCCCCAGACCGGCTCGATCGTGTGGCCGGTCTGGGGGCTGACGGAAATGGCATCGATGCGCGGTGACTGATCGTTGCCCGCGGCGGCGTGCCACTCGTAGAGGTGCAGGTGAAAGACGTGGGTCTCCTTGACGCCCGCGTGGACGAAGCGGATGCGGACTGGATCACCGATGTAGGCCTTGAGGATGGGAGTCGCCGGATCGCCGAACATCCATGAGCTATGGTGCTGCTCCTCATTGAGCACCGGCCGATCGAGCGCGGGTCCAGTGCGCATCTGCCGCCACAGCCTCCGCTCGCGGTTGATCATCGGCTCGGCGCGGTATGAGATGGGCATAATCGGCAGCAGGTCCTCGTGGCCGCCGTGGCTGCCCCTGCCCCGCCGTCCGGAATGGCGGCCCGAAACGTGGTCTTCGCAGCATATGATGCAACAGCAATCCGAGCCATGCGGGCCGCTGCTGCCTCCATGCCCATCCTCACTGCACGGGTCGGTCTCCAAGTGGTCGTGCGACGGGATGAACTCGGGCTCGTCATGAAAGACGATGACGAACTCGCGGTGCGGCACCTCTTCGAACTTGGGGTATGCAACGGGAGGATCCCATTCATATGCGCTCGTTAGCTCCGAAGTCGACGGATCAGGTTCAGTGGCATCAGCAGCTATCGGCATCACGTCGAGGTAGAGACCGTCCAGCTGATTGAACGTCCCTGCCTCATGCGACACGCGCCCGTTCACTGGATCGCGCCACTTCGTGTTCTTGGGCTCAACGATCAGGGCGCCAAACAGCCCGTGGACGTTGGTGCCGTCCTCGCCGCCGGAATAGTCCCCACCATCGTGAAACGGGAACACACCCTCGTGCATGCATTGCCAGTGATAGATGCGGTTGGCGCCGGATGACACCAGGCTGCCCGGGTTGTCGCCAACCTGCGAACCGTCGGCATTCAGCACGTCGTAGCCGGTCGCGCCGAGGTGGATGCCGACGGGGCGGTCGGTGCCAAACTTCCCGCGGATCTCGTTGTGGAGCGTGACGGTGACATGCTCATCCTTGCAGGCTCGCAGCACCAACGGCCGTACGAGCGGGTGCGGTTGCCGGGCCTGCGCCGGCGTCGCGGGAAGAGCGACGCCGATCAGGTTGGCGCGGGCGACAAGGACGGGACTAGGCGGCGGCGGATAGCTTCCGCCAGGACGGTCCGCCCGGCCCAAGGCCTTGATGTAGTCGAGGATCGGGACGTTCTCGCTCAGTGCAAACATCATCCCGTTGTGGTCGTGGTCGCCATCGCGATTGAAGTAGATTGTGATCGGCAGCGCTGTAACGTCATAGTGAGCCATTGCCATGCCCTTCACCGGATATCTAAGGACGCCCGTTTAGACAAAACACGTCACAGACAGAGACCGGCATAGTAAAGCGATGCCGGGCACAGCAATTAGGCACAAAGAACAGGTATTTACGCTACAGAGAAACCAAGTGTATTGACACAAGCCAGTAATGGCCAAACCAATAGCAGCAAATAGTACCACATTTTCTGTGGAATGTAAGCGGGGCGCATGCGGGAATGAAGACGGACAGGCTGGACATTGAATCTACACGCAGCGCTCTGCCGCGACATTGCAGAGCAGGCGAGTGAAGAAATTGGGAACGGAAACCTGCTGCGACCTGTTAACTCTTGTTTAACTTTTCCCTTGAGCGCTGCCGACCCACCGTGTCAGGTTTGATGAACAAATCCTTAACTGCACATCGGTGGGGGCAATGCGGCAACCTCTCTTCGGGCTTCTGAGCGTTCGGTCTTTTTCCAGGAGCACGTTTCGTCTCGCCGCCGTCTCCCTCGCCCTGACCATCACCGCCGCGGCGCAGGCGCAGACCCAGACCGGGAGCATCCTGCCGGGCGTGTCCCAGCCGGTCACGAGGGTCGGCACCGCCAGGCCGATTAAGGGATGGATCCGCTTCTGCGAGCAGAACCCGGCGGAATGCGCTGTCGATCCGGACGAGCCCACCACCATCGATCTCACGGCGAAGGACTGGCAGACCCTGAACAGGATCAACCAGCAGGTGAACGGCGCAATCAAGGCGAAGACCGATATGGATCACTGGGGGGTCGAGGACATCTGGGACTTTGCCGAGGACGGCTACGGCGACTGCGAGGACTACCAGCTCGTCAAGCGCAGGCGTCTTGTCGAGGCCGGCTTCCCGCGCCGCGCGCTGCGGATGACGGTGGTGATCGACGAGGAAGGTGCTGGGCATGCGGTCATGATGGTGCGCACCACCCGCGGTGACTTCATCCTCGACAACAAGCGCAACGCCATCCTGCCATGGCACAAGACAGGCTATGTCTACATCAAGCGCGAGGGCGACGAGGGGCTTGCTTGGGCGTCGCTCGGCCGCTTGACGTCGCCGACCGTGACAGCCAACCAGTAAGCTGGAGCCGCGGAGAGGGCCCCGGCCGAATCGTTGCGGCGATCAGCCCCCGAAAAACGAACGCATGCGTCCGAACACCGAAGGCCCTTGGCCATCCACGGCTGGGGCTGCCGGATCGGCCGCGGCGCCCGCCTGCGGCGCGGCTCCTGTGGTGCGGGCCTGCCCGGCCTCTGACCTCTGCGACGAGTAGGCCACCGGAGCCGAAGCCCCCTGTCTCGGCTTCCCGCTCCCGGTGAGTATGACCTCTTGCGGCCCGGCGGCCAAGGCCTCGGGACGGCTGATGTCGCCGAGGCGCTTGCGGGCGCTGGCGTCGACCGCAAGCGAACCGCCCTGCCCTGCATCGCCGTACAATGCTTGCCGGAAGCTCTCGTGCTGCCCGCCGTCGGCGTAGACCAGCTTGACCGGCTGCACGCCGTTGGCCGCCAACGCGGTCACCTGCTGATCGTCGGTCTGCCGCTTCTGTGCGACGGCCACCATGACCGAGGTATCGCCGCCGAAGGCATACTGCTGGCTGGCGACGGACACACGCGGCTCGTCCTTGGCGATCTCGAAGTAGTCGGAGCCCTCCTTCAAGTTCTTCCAGAAGGCGATATTCGGGTCCATCCGGTGCTTGGCCAGGTTCTCGGCCGTCATCCGGAAAGGATAGGACTGGAACTGGAAGCCCGGCTGTCCACTAGCGAAGGCCTCCCGCGCCAGCGCGTAGACCTCGGAGATGGCCTCATCCGTCATGGCGAAGCACCCCTGCGACGAGCATGATCCGTGCACCATCAGGTGC from the Microvirga ossetica genome contains:
- a CDS encoding transglutaminase-like cysteine peptidase, with the protein product MRQPLFGLLSVRSFSRSTFRLAAVSLALTITAAAQAQTQTGSILPGVSQPVTRVGTARPIKGWIRFCEQNPAECAVDPDEPTTIDLTAKDWQTLNRINQQVNGAIKAKTDMDHWGVEDIWDFAEDGYGDCEDYQLVKRRRLVEAGFPRRALRMTVVIDEEGAGHAVMMVRTTRGDFILDNKRNAILPWHKTGYVYIKREGDEGLAWASLGRLTSPTVTANQ
- a CDS encoding L,D-transpeptidase family protein; protein product: MKRFALAAGLVLALAACQGQNMSTRHLAPIPAATMALMETKGMSKNDPILMRSYKKESEIEVWKRGRDGRYALLKTYPMCRWSGQLGPKIREGDRQAPEGFYTITPAQMNPNSQLYLSFNLGYPNAYDRAHGRTGSHLMVHGSCSSQGCFAMTDEAISEVYALAREAFASGQPGFQFQSYPFRMTAENLAKHRMDPNIAFWKNLKEGSDYFEIAKDEPRVSVASQQYAFGGDTSVMVAVAQKRQTDDQQVTALAANGVQPVKLVYADGGQHESFRQALYGDAGQGGSLAVDASARKRLGDISRPEALAAGPQEVILTGSGKPRQGASAPVAYSSQRSEAGQARTTGAAPQAGAAADPAAPAVDGQGPSVFGRMRSFFGG
- a CDS encoding multicopper oxidase domain-containing protein; the protein is MAHYDVTALPITIYFNRDGDHDHNGMMFALSENVPILDYIKALGRADRPGGSYPPPPSPVLVARANLIGVALPATPAQARQPHPLVRPLVLRACKDEHVTVTLHNEIRGKFGTDRPVGIHLGATGYDVLNADGSQVGDNPGSLVSSGANRIYHWQCMHEGVFPFHDGGDYSGGEDGTNVHGLFGALIVEPKNTKWRDPVNGRVSHEAGTFNQLDGLYLDVMPIAADATEPDPSTSELTSAYEWDPPVAYPKFEEVPHREFVIVFHDEPEFIPSHDHLETDPCSEDGHGGSSGPHGSDCCCIICCEDHVSGRHSGRRGRGSHGGHEDLLPIMPISYRAEPMINRERRLWRQMRTGPALDRPVLNEEQHHSSWMFGDPATPILKAYIGDPVRIRFVHAGVKETHVFHLHLYEWHAAAGNDQSPRIDAISVSPQTGHTIEPVWGAGNRQQVAGDVIWHCHLYPHFHEGMWGIFRTFETRQHGLEFWEGKDPSLSELQSDDPVYEGRTIGRYPDGTPIEKLIPLPSLDLPPEPTPTHPGYPLYVPGTIQQKSPIPPWPDRSFAADEVPPPYLTSLLAADMPLDFDYRLVPTDLERNAFNPRPLPGELFTRNPVSKQQAAVYATPADPDHAAYLRNGAREVAHDMVVAMRNIIYNSHGWHDRQGHLYYLETDGDPAMRAGPMEPLFFRAHHGQVVNVILRNATPEVIEETEFDHAFPPCPARPWEGECASHVHMVKFDPICADGAATGWNYMSGVRHGRKMVYRWWADREFGTIFFHDHLFANLRQKHGLFGALLVEPAGSRFFHNVDPEREIVAGLQAMIVRHEDDPVRVKNDREFGWFREFCVGIGDFIPLWNSADEPLNPPDRPGGHGDQGVMGINYRNTPVRERPGDPAYWFNSGTHGDPDTTLFRTYEGDPIWIRILQGSHEEQHSFQVHGLRWRRFREQTDSAIRNQQSLGISEAFTFINEPAIGRGDHMYKLSGADDLWLGCWGLIRVLPGPSPLPDTPFQLPVPKDIAWPSATVLAMPAAERRFRVRAERQPVTYRSDIVDPFGLVYRLTAVKEPGGSWKSAGPAQSNVQEPLVLWCRENETVVVELTNGIVLAPRETLEPEPNAPEVPVELDQAHRPVSSQVSMHADLVRYNVRTSDGANVGLNPVQTIPPGVKREYRWDTSRPVGAPEPLGPVLLQDMADFRNHRHHGLIGALVILPEDATPFEVKHGETTARPTAKRAWHRARVTVVGGKGAREEHMVLLMQDGLRLFMKGAGTNFGFPLPDPPDEPTGEGEKEDQGQKGFNYRSEPIGPIFDPQGNPYTHLRPDPATPIVHVPEGAEVRLHLVGACDKPRHHSFTVHGVAWEENRFVPPGQSVPWVSSESAVSCGTVRTFAFTAPEYTDSHDRDYAYRSGMLRWDVPQGMWGIMRVE
- a CDS encoding c-type cytochrome, which gives rise to MAAFGWRGYTRLLGQDDAAQLTFGAKLYAERCTACHGAKLEGQANWQEALSNGHMPAPPHDANGHTWHHSDAELLTITKKGLAAVVPGYESDMPAFEGSLSDEEIRAILAFIKSTWPKTEREYQQARSRPAT
- a CDS encoding efflux RND transporter permease subunit translates to MIARLIAWSSRNLMLVLIGTVFAVAAGLYSLRSLPLDAIPDLSDVQVIVYTEYPGQAPQVVEDQVTYPLTTAMLTVPKSKVVRGFSFFGVSFVYIIFEDGTDAYWARSRVLEYLNAAARRLPAGVTPSLGPDATGVGWVYQYAVMAKNMTLAELRSLQDWVIRFAAAKGEGVAEVASVGGFVKQYNVVVDPRRLRAQGVSLRALREAIRTSNADVGGRTVELSEFEFMVRGRGYLKSIQDIESIVLKTDAGTPLRLGDVARVEIGPDERRGITELNGEGEVASGIVLQRFGANALNVIESVKARLAEVASSLPKGTEIVPVYDRSQLIEAAIETLKGTLIEESVIVALVCVVFLLHLRSALVAILMLPVGILMAFGAMKLLGLGSNIMSLGGIAIAVGAMIDAAIVMIENAHKHLERAPPDQPRVEILIKAANEVGPALFFSLLIITVSFLPIFTLEAQEGRLFGPLAFTKTFAMAAAAILSVTLVPALMVIFVRGRIVPEHRNPINRFLIWIYRPVIRGVLKAKVLTIVLALVALGVTVWPARQLGSEFMPALNEGTLMYMPTTLPGLSITKAADLMQTQDRIIKSFPEVASVYAKAGRALTATDPAPIEMFETIITLKPKSEWRLGVTIDSLKAEMDKALQFPGVSNAWTMPIQARIDMLSTGIRTPVGIKVFGTDLAEMEQIARQVEAVVKAVPGTSSAYAERVIGGYFLDIVPDRIGLGRYGLTVGDVQDVIATALGGEMVTNTVEGRERYSVNVRYPRELRSNPQAIATEVQVPMPNGGAVPLGEVASVKLTRGATSIRTENGQLAVYIFVDIVGRDLGGYVAEARQAVANEVKFPPGYYVQWSGQFEYLERAEARLKIVVPVTLLIIFLLLYLNFQALTETLIVMLSLPFSLVGGIWLMWWLGFNMSVAVAVGFIALAGVAAETGVIMLIYLDHARQEVRQERERQGRPFTRADLYASIMIGAVERVRPKMMTVIAIMAGLIPILWSNGTGSEIMQRIAVPMIGGMISSTVLTLVVIPAIYALIKGRGLPRTANDAGAVYGPEGQEPAPEWSRAAE